The following proteins are co-located in the Clavibacter capsici genome:
- a CDS encoding NUDIX hydrolase, whose protein sequence is MTSTPDPAGRAVVPVLDDDDDDDLDEPDGTDPLVAAARRRTAEERPLRVAALALIRDRRVLMVRVAGQDVLYLPGGKIEPGEGARQALVREASEEVGLDIDPASIEDLFTVLAEAHGVHEGRLVSMTVYRAEPRAGTRQEPVASGEVAEVELVGSADADRCPPAGQEALERLVALRLID, encoded by the coding sequence GTGACATCGACCCCCGACCCCGCCGGCCGAGCGGTCGTCCCCGTCCTCGACGACGACGACGATGACGACCTCGACGAGCCCGACGGGACGGATCCGCTCGTCGCCGCCGCCCGACGCCGCACCGCCGAGGAGCGCCCGCTGCGGGTCGCCGCGCTGGCGCTCATCCGCGACCGGCGCGTCCTGATGGTGCGCGTCGCGGGGCAGGACGTCCTCTACCTGCCCGGCGGGAAGATCGAGCCCGGCGAGGGAGCGCGGCAGGCGCTCGTGCGCGAGGCGTCCGAGGAGGTCGGCCTCGACATCGACCCCGCGAGCATCGAGGACCTCTTCACGGTGCTGGCCGAGGCGCACGGCGTGCACGAGGGCCGGCTCGTGAGCATGACGGTCTACCGCGCGGAGCCGCGTGCGGGGACGCGACAGGAGCCCGTGGCGTCGGGCGAGGTGGCCGAGGTCGAGCTCGTGGGATCCGCGGACGCGGACCGCTGCCCGCCCGCCGGTCAGGAGGCGTTGGAGCGCCTCGTGGCGCTCCGGCTCATCGACTGA
- a CDS encoding TIGR03086 family metal-binding protein, translating into MDTDLDWHDLLRRAHSGFADRLGAVTDWTAPTPDVEWDVRELVAHVIEEQQWVPLLLAGHTAETGKPLIRELDDDLVAEWGRYSREALAAWGAADPERPVVLSSDRVPAREYLREQLSDVVIHGWDLARATGADERIDDELVQATWTVFAPQKDTLEASGLFASPVPVAEDAPLQVRLLALTGRDAR; encoded by the coding sequence ATGGACACCGACCTCGACTGGCATGACCTCCTCCGCCGCGCGCACAGCGGCTTCGCCGACCGGCTGGGAGCCGTCACCGACTGGACGGCCCCGACGCCGGACGTCGAGTGGGACGTCCGCGAGCTCGTGGCGCACGTCATCGAGGAGCAGCAGTGGGTGCCGCTCCTCCTCGCCGGCCACACGGCCGAGACCGGCAAGCCGCTCATCCGCGAGCTGGACGACGACCTCGTCGCCGAGTGGGGCCGCTACTCCCGCGAGGCGCTGGCGGCCTGGGGCGCCGCCGACCCAGAGCGGCCCGTCGTGCTGTCGAGCGACCGGGTGCCCGCCCGCGAGTACCTCCGCGAGCAGCTGTCCGACGTGGTGATCCACGGCTGGGACCTGGCGCGCGCCACCGGCGCCGACGAGCGCATCGACGACGAGCTCGTGCAGGCCACGTGGACGGTCTTCGCCCCGCAGAAGGACACGCTCGAGGCCAGCGGCCTGTTCGCGTCGCCCGTCCCGGTCGCGGAGGACGCCCCCCTCCAGGTGCGGCTGCTCGCGCTGACGGGCCGCGACGCCCGGTAG
- a CDS encoding GNAT family N-acetyltransferase: protein MDSDLPALDPVEVRGPLRTARLVLRPFTPDDVVAVDAYAAAPGARPHLAGSATDPARMLAHRLGWTRLAAVGDRLALAIELPAAGPRPARVVGEVHLLLRDPGARQAELGVVLHEDARGAGLAAEAADRVLELAFAEAGVHRVACRVDAADATALGLAERLGMRREALLVHDRWDRGAWADTVVVALLDVEWAARKSLDGL, encoded by the coding sequence GTGGACAGCGACCTGCCCGCGCTCGACCCGGTCGAGGTGCGCGGTCCCCTCCGCACCGCGCGGCTCGTGCTGCGCCCCTTCACCCCGGACGACGTGGTCGCCGTCGACGCCTACGCCGCCGCCCCGGGAGCGCGGCCGCACCTGGCCGGATCCGCGACCGACCCGGCGCGCATGCTCGCCCACCGCCTCGGCTGGACGCGCCTGGCCGCCGTGGGCGACCGGCTCGCGCTCGCGATCGAGCTGCCCGCGGCGGGCCCGCGTCCGGCGCGCGTGGTCGGCGAGGTGCACCTCCTCCTGCGCGACCCGGGCGCCCGGCAGGCGGAGCTCGGCGTCGTGCTGCACGAGGACGCGCGCGGCGCGGGGCTCGCCGCCGAGGCCGCCGACCGGGTCCTCGAGCTCGCGTTCGCCGAGGCGGGCGTGCACCGCGTCGCCTGCCGGGTCGACGCCGCCGACGCGACCGCGCTCGGGCTGGCCGAGCGCCTCGGCATGCGGCGGGAGGCGCTCCTCGTGCACGACCGATGGGATCGCGGAGCCTGGGCAGATACCGTGGTCGTCGCGCTGCTCGACGTGGAGTGGGCGGCTCGGAAGAGCCTCGACGGACTGTAG
- a CDS encoding DUF3618 domain-containing protein: MTTDRPRPQGPRSRTELKLDIQHTREEIAATLDALEAKLNVRRRAKDGIADLRRRIRRTADEDPLLLVAVGVGAVVVVGGVVWAVARTARR; this comes from the coding sequence ATGACCACTGACCGACCCCGCCCCCAGGGACCCCGCTCCCGCACCGAGCTGAAGCTCGACATCCAGCACACGCGCGAGGAGATCGCGGCGACGCTGGACGCCCTCGAGGCGAAGCTGAACGTCCGCCGCCGCGCGAAGGACGGCATCGCCGACCTCCGCCGCCGCATCCGCCGCACGGCCGACGAGGACCCGCTGCTCCTCGTCGCCGTCGGGGTGGGCGCCGTCGTCGTGGTGGGCGGCGTGGTCTGGGCCGTGGCCCGCACCGCGCGTCGCTGA
- the hemG gene encoding protoporphyrinogen oxidase, which yields MASDPRQAAGEVDPTDVVVVGGGVGGLIAARACALAGQRVILVEASPALGGTVGSHVVDGLRLDSGAESFATRRGTVAAYLRELGLADRIVQPNPDGAWVQLAERAIQLPRTGLLGIPAHPFDATIVTAIGRAGVARAKADLVLPAAIGAKERTLGGLVRARMGDRVVDRLVAPIVSGVHSAHPDEVDADSVAPGLRAGLAEQGSLGRAVASMRAASPAGSAVSGISGGVHLLVDALVADLERLGVDVRTSLAVESVHRHRSHEGAAASDDWHVELADGRGIDAGGVVLAIPAAALLRLFTGLAPRTVTEGWPEPSSVELVTLVVRAPELDAAPRGTGVLVSADAPGIRAKALTHATAKWPWLKELAGDRHVLRLSYGRAGGDDDTAGVPDDELTAIAVRDASALLGVDLAGRVTGSARVRWTNALPFAASGHRERVQAVRDEAAEHPGLEITGSAVAGTGLASVVADAVAAADRVLAR from the coding sequence GTGGCTAGCGACCCGCGGCAGGCGGCCGGCGAGGTCGACCCGACCGACGTCGTGGTCGTCGGCGGCGGCGTGGGCGGCCTCATCGCCGCCCGCGCGTGCGCGCTCGCCGGCCAGCGGGTGATCCTCGTGGAGGCGTCGCCCGCGCTCGGCGGCACCGTCGGATCCCACGTGGTCGACGGCCTCCGCCTCGACAGCGGCGCCGAGAGCTTCGCCACCCGCCGCGGCACCGTCGCCGCCTACCTGCGCGAGCTCGGCCTGGCGGACCGCATCGTGCAGCCGAACCCGGACGGCGCGTGGGTGCAGCTCGCCGAGCGCGCCATCCAGCTGCCGCGCACGGGCCTGCTCGGGATCCCCGCGCACCCGTTCGACGCCACCATCGTCACCGCCATCGGCCGCGCCGGCGTCGCCCGCGCCAAGGCCGACCTCGTGCTCCCCGCCGCGATCGGCGCCAAGGAGCGCACGCTCGGCGGCCTCGTCCGCGCCCGGATGGGCGACCGCGTCGTCGACCGGCTCGTCGCCCCCATCGTCTCCGGCGTGCACAGCGCCCACCCCGACGAGGTCGACGCCGACTCCGTCGCGCCCGGCCTCCGCGCGGGCCTCGCGGAGCAGGGCTCGCTGGGCCGCGCGGTCGCGTCCATGCGCGCGGCCTCGCCCGCGGGATCCGCCGTGAGCGGGATCTCCGGCGGGGTGCACCTGCTCGTCGACGCGCTCGTCGCCGACCTGGAGCGCCTGGGCGTCGACGTCCGCACGTCGCTCGCCGTCGAGTCGGTGCACCGCCACCGCTCGCACGAGGGCGCGGCCGCGTCCGACGACTGGCACGTCGAGCTCGCCGACGGCCGTGGCATCGACGCCGGCGGCGTGGTGCTCGCCATCCCCGCCGCCGCGCTCCTGCGCCTGTTCACCGGCCTCGCGCCCCGCACCGTCACCGAGGGGTGGCCCGAGCCGTCGTCCGTCGAGCTCGTGACGCTGGTCGTCCGCGCCCCGGAGCTCGACGCGGCCCCGCGCGGCACGGGCGTGCTCGTCTCGGCCGACGCCCCGGGGATCCGCGCGAAGGCCCTCACGCACGCCACCGCGAAGTGGCCGTGGCTGAAGGAGCTGGCGGGCGACCGGCACGTGCTCCGCCTCTCCTACGGGCGGGCCGGCGGCGACGACGACACCGCCGGCGTCCCGGACGACGAGCTCACGGCCATCGCCGTGCGCGACGCGTCCGCCCTCCTCGGGGTCGACCTCGCCGGCCGTGTCACCGGGTCCGCCCGCGTGCGATGGACCAACGCCCTCCCGTTCGCCGCCTCCGGGCACCGCGAGCGCGTGCAGGCCGTGCGTGACGAGGCGGCCGAGCACCCGGGCCTCGAGATCACCGGATCCGCCGTCGCGGGCACCGGGCTCGCCTCCGTCGTGGCCGACGCGGTCGCGGCCGCCGACCGCGTCCTCGCGCGGTGA
- a CDS encoding CsbD family protein, with protein sequence MSADDKAQNTGEKLAGKAEEAFGKLTGDDSKVAEGEAKQAGASAKQAGENVKDVFKK encoded by the coding sequence ATGAGTGCAGACGACAAGGCCCAGAACACCGGCGAGAAGCTCGCGGGGAAGGCCGAGGAGGCCTTCGGGAAGCTGACCGGCGACGACAGCAAGGTCGCCGAAGGCGAAGCGAAGCAGGCCGGGGCAAGCGCCAAGCAGGCCGGCGAGAACGTGAAGGACGTCTTCAAGAAGTAG
- the hemE gene encoding uroporphyrinogen decarboxylase, giving the protein MISPVITPSSPPSAPASAAVPLPAEHPLNTRTASSLLVEAYRGHRGDRAPVWFMRQAGRSLPEYRELRVGTRMLDACLDPEMASEITLQPVRRHHVDAGIFFSDIVIPLKLAGVGVDIVPGRGPVLEKPVRTAADVAALPSLDPAALEPVRQAVARTVAELGDTPLIGFAGAPFTLAAYLVEGGPSKDHIAARGLMHADPDAWDALMRWCAEITGVFLHAQVMAGASAAQLFDSWAGGLSLADYTQRVAPASALALDHVRTITAADGRTVPLVHFGVGTGELLGAMRDVGVDTVGVDWRIPLDEASRRLGGSTPVQGNVDPALLAAPWPILEAHVRDVLERGKAAPAHVLNLGHGVPPETDPTVLTRIVDLVRG; this is encoded by the coding sequence ATGATCTCCCCCGTGATCACGCCCTCCTCGCCCCCTTCCGCGCCCGCCTCCGCCGCCGTCCCGCTCCCCGCGGAGCACCCGCTCAACACCCGCACCGCGTCGTCGCTGCTCGTCGAGGCGTACCGCGGACACCGCGGGGACCGCGCCCCCGTGTGGTTCATGCGGCAGGCCGGACGGTCGCTGCCCGAGTACCGCGAGCTGCGCGTGGGCACCCGCATGCTCGACGCGTGCCTCGACCCGGAGATGGCCAGCGAGATCACGCTGCAGCCGGTGCGCCGCCACCACGTGGACGCGGGCATCTTCTTCAGCGACATCGTCATCCCGCTCAAGCTCGCGGGCGTGGGCGTCGACATCGTCCCGGGCCGCGGCCCCGTGCTCGAGAAGCCCGTGCGCACCGCCGCCGACGTCGCCGCGCTGCCGTCGCTGGACCCGGCCGCCCTCGAGCCCGTCCGCCAGGCCGTCGCGCGCACGGTCGCCGAGCTCGGCGACACCCCGCTCATCGGCTTCGCGGGCGCCCCGTTCACGCTCGCCGCGTACCTCGTGGAGGGCGGGCCGAGCAAGGACCACATCGCGGCGCGCGGCCTCATGCACGCGGATCCCGACGCCTGGGACGCCCTCATGCGCTGGTGCGCCGAGATCACGGGCGTCTTCCTGCACGCGCAGGTCATGGCCGGCGCCTCCGCCGCGCAGCTCTTCGACTCGTGGGCGGGCGGCCTCTCGCTCGCCGACTACACCCAGCGCGTCGCCCCGGCGTCCGCCCTCGCGCTCGACCACGTGCGCACGATCACGGCGGCCGACGGCCGCACCGTCCCGCTCGTCCACTTCGGCGTCGGCACCGGCGAGCTCCTCGGCGCCATGCGCGACGTGGGCGTCGACACGGTGGGCGTCGACTGGCGCATCCCGCTCGACGAGGCGTCGCGCCGGCTCGGCGGGTCCACGCCCGTCCAGGGCAACGTCGACCCGGCGCTCCTGGCGGCGCCGTGGCCGATCCTCGAGGCGCACGTGCGCGACGTGCTCGAGCGCGGGAAGGCGGCGCCCGCCCACGTCCTCAACCTCGGCCACGGCGTGCCGCCCGAGACGGACCCGACCGTGCTCACCCGCATCGTGGACCTCGTCCGTGGCTAG
- a CDS encoding GNAT family N-acetyltransferase, translating to MRPRILRGPRLDAPLRMTEPVRTERLVIRPYTADDLDDYADIQRRPDVVQYMFWPIRDREASQRHLASRRRQTRLEQSHDFLGLAVELPGEPSLNARAGSGRVIGDVSLLLRNAASRQLEVGWVMNPDFAGKGYATEASRAMLDIAFQRAGAHRVLAQLDARNTSSARMAERLGMRLEGRFREEHLVKGEWVDSLYYAVLADEWAAMTPAAT from the coding sequence GTGAGGCCCCGCATCCTCCGCGGCCCGCGCCTCGACGCGCCGCTCAGGATGACCGAGCCGGTGCGCACCGAGCGCCTGGTGATCCGGCCCTACACGGCCGACGACCTCGACGACTACGCCGACATCCAGCGCCGGCCCGACGTGGTCCAGTACATGTTCTGGCCGATCCGCGACCGCGAGGCCTCCCAGCGCCACCTGGCCTCCCGCCGCCGGCAGACCCGCCTCGAGCAGAGCCACGACTTCCTCGGGCTCGCGGTCGAGCTCCCCGGCGAGCCCAGCCTGAACGCGCGGGCGGGATCCGGCCGCGTCATCGGCGACGTCTCCCTCCTCCTCCGCAACGCCGCGTCCAGGCAGCTCGAGGTGGGCTGGGTCATGAACCCGGACTTCGCCGGCAAGGGCTACGCCACCGAGGCCAGCCGCGCCATGCTCGACATCGCCTTCCAGCGCGCGGGCGCCCACCGCGTCCTCGCGCAGCTCGACGCCCGCAACACCTCGTCCGCGCGCATGGCCGAGCGCCTCGGCATGCGCCTGGAGGGCCGCTTCCGCGAGGAGCACCTCGTGAAGGGCGAGTGGGTCGACAGCCTCTACTACGCGGTGCTGGCCGACGAGTGGGCGGCGATGACGCCCGCCGCGACCTGA
- the hemQ gene encoding hydrogen peroxide-dependent heme synthase, which produces MSIPAAESAASQVPPIDPSGEARPGDASTPEAGPSGYALWAVLRRDPARPDDLDGREVPGAVDELDGIVHIVEAEGVTVRGFYDVSGMRADADLMVWIHGPQMETLQWAFREIRRARLIRALIPSWSAAGVHRDAEFNRSHVPGFLRGVEPRDWLCVYPFVRSYEWYLLPPEERGRMLAQHGRQGAAFRSVIANTVSSFGLGDYEWILPLESNELVDLVDMMRDLRNTDARRHVREEVPFYTGRRITTAELVEVLQ; this is translated from the coding sequence ATGAGCATCCCGGCTGCCGAGTCGGCGGCATCTCAGGTCCCCCCGATCGACCCCTCCGGAGAGGCGCGTCCCGGTGACGCGTCGACCCCCGAGGCCGGCCCCAGCGGCTACGCCCTCTGGGCCGTCCTCCGCCGTGATCCCGCCCGCCCCGACGACCTCGACGGTCGCGAGGTCCCCGGCGCGGTCGACGAGCTCGACGGCATCGTCCACATCGTCGAGGCGGAGGGCGTCACCGTCCGCGGCTTCTACGACGTCTCGGGCATGCGCGCCGACGCCGACCTCATGGTCTGGATCCACGGCCCCCAGATGGAGACCCTCCAGTGGGCCTTCCGCGAGATCCGCCGCGCCCGCCTCATCCGCGCGCTCATCCCCTCGTGGAGCGCCGCGGGCGTGCACCGCGACGCCGAGTTCAACCGCAGCCACGTGCCCGGCTTCCTCCGGGGCGTCGAGCCGCGGGACTGGCTCTGCGTCTACCCCTTCGTCCGCTCCTACGAGTGGTACCTGCTGCCGCCCGAGGAGCGCGGGCGCATGCTCGCGCAGCACGGCCGCCAGGGCGCGGCCTTCCGCAGCGTCATCGCCAACACGGTCTCGTCGTTCGGCCTCGGCGACTACGAGTGGATCCTCCCGCTCGAGTCGAACGAGCTCGTCGACCTGGTCGACATGATGCGCGACCTGCGCAACACCGACGCGCGCCGTCACGTGCGCGAGGAGGTCCCGTTCTACACGGGCCGCCGCATCACCACCGCCGAGCTCGTGGAGGTACTCCAGTAA
- a CDS encoding glutamyl-tRNA reductase, translated as MLICLTASHHNASFEVLEKLSVAAPSVAGTLMERNDFIAGAVVLATCNRFEAYLDVEEPLTAARALAVEATVDVVSGASGIARDDVRGSVDVKCGDAVAEHLFAVSSGLESVVVGEGEIAGQVRRALEGARTGGTTSTGLERLFQTASNTSRGVKTRTGLQSAGRSMVRLALDLAESRIADWSATRVLLVGTGAYAGASLAALRDRGVVDVHVYSPSGRARKFAGPHGIPAVEGRDLLKALAASDVVVTCSTAPAAVLAAHHMQGAAAVSGDGRRRLVIDLGLPRNVDPDVVTVAGVELLDLETISLHAPLRDLTATDDAREIVSTAAAEFRAASAEDAVAPAVVALRTHIFDVLEGELERVRKRGDSSEATEKALRHLVSVLVHQPSVRARELARQGEGARVVDAVQALFGLDVELPAAVSSPVAVALPRTAEAGSAS; from the coding sequence GTGCTCATATGTCTGACGGCGAGTCATCACAACGCCAGCTTCGAGGTCCTCGAGAAGCTGTCCGTGGCCGCACCCTCCGTCGCCGGCACGCTCATGGAGCGGAACGACTTCATCGCGGGGGCCGTCGTCCTCGCCACCTGCAACCGCTTCGAGGCCTACCTCGACGTGGAGGAGCCCCTCACCGCGGCCCGCGCCCTCGCCGTCGAGGCGACGGTCGACGTCGTCAGCGGCGCCAGCGGGATCGCCCGGGACGACGTCCGCGGCAGCGTCGACGTGAAGTGCGGCGACGCGGTCGCCGAGCACCTCTTCGCCGTCTCCTCCGGCCTCGAGTCCGTCGTCGTCGGCGAGGGCGAGATCGCGGGCCAGGTCCGCCGCGCCCTCGAGGGCGCCCGCACGGGCGGCACCACCAGCACGGGCCTCGAGCGCCTCTTCCAGACCGCGTCCAACACCTCGCGCGGCGTCAAGACCCGCACCGGCCTGCAGAGCGCCGGGCGCTCCATGGTCCGCCTCGCGCTCGACCTCGCCGAGAGCCGCATCGCCGACTGGTCGGCCACGCGCGTCCTCCTCGTCGGCACGGGCGCCTACGCCGGGGCGAGCCTCGCGGCCCTCCGCGACCGCGGCGTCGTCGACGTGCACGTCTACTCCCCCTCCGGCCGCGCGCGGAAGTTCGCCGGCCCGCACGGGATCCCCGCCGTCGAGGGCCGCGACCTGCTCAAGGCGCTGGCCGCGTCGGACGTCGTCGTCACCTGCAGCACCGCGCCCGCCGCCGTGCTCGCCGCGCACCACATGCAGGGCGCGGCCGCCGTCTCGGGCGACGGGCGCCGCCGCCTCGTCATCGACCTCGGGCTCCCGCGCAACGTGGACCCGGACGTGGTCACCGTCGCGGGCGTCGAGCTGCTCGACCTCGAGACCATCTCCCTGCACGCGCCGCTGCGCGACCTCACCGCCACGGACGACGCCCGCGAGATCGTCAGCACCGCCGCCGCCGAGTTCCGCGCCGCGAGCGCCGAGGACGCGGTCGCCCCCGCGGTCGTGGCGCTCCGCACCCACATCTTCGACGTCCTCGAGGGCGAGCTGGAGCGCGTGCGCAAGCGCGGCGACTCCTCGGAGGCGACCGAGAAGGCGCTCCGCCACCTCGTGAGCGTCCTCGTGCACCAGCCGTCCGTCCGCGCCCGCGAGCTCGCCCGCCAGGGCGAGGGCGCCCGCGTGGTGGATGCGGTGCAGGCGCTCTTCGGCCTCGACGTGGAGCTGCCCGCCGCGGTCTCCTCCCCCGTCGCCGTCGCCCTGCCGCGTACGGCCGAGGCGGGCTCGGCGTCGTGA
- the mptB gene encoding polyprenol phosphomannose-dependent alpha 1,6 mannosyltransferase MptB: MLPALVGLGGSLLLLVASFVVGHAPAQSELSRLPPLGGLRVSPVATGIASAAVVIGGVMMIAAWLLLGALLPRLGAGALRATLRLAALWTAPLLVSVPLFSRDVYSYIAQGRVLGAGLSPYEHGPAVLSDWRNTGVDPLWAHNPAPYGPLFLAVERVLGGIDTAVGIEAAVLGARLVAVAGVVLMVACGLRIARRRRIDPVRAVWFLAASPLVIFNFVVAAHNDALMMGLLMAGILAAIDSRPVLAVVLVTAAVAVKPIALLALPIVAIVHAEMRARRVDDRAPEGVAVDGSAGGVPGLRPPTRDPRVWAAWTASGIAAMGLLTLAGEVLGVGLGWISALSSPVSVVSWFMPFGLAAGAFGPLVDLLGGPGDAVEGGIKTAGILLGFAGAAWCILTKRTLSGEARLALAFACIVAMSPVVYPWYGLWVLVILAVVGIADGAAMSLAVSATVFLIGVNLLEPMAVVHTVASGWPRLIVVLLAVVGVLGVLAPGLQGLAGTDPFRALRAPRHQFSAARQPPA; encoded by the coding sequence ATGCTGCCGGCGCTCGTCGGCCTCGGCGGCTCGCTCCTGCTGCTCGTCGCGTCGTTCGTGGTCGGCCACGCTCCCGCCCAGTCGGAGCTGTCGCGCCTGCCGCCCCTCGGCGGGCTGCGGGTGTCACCCGTCGCCACGGGCATCGCGTCGGCCGCCGTCGTCATCGGCGGCGTGATGATGATCGCCGCCTGGCTCCTGCTCGGCGCCCTGCTCCCGCGCCTCGGCGCCGGCGCCCTCCGCGCCACCCTCCGGCTCGCGGCCCTCTGGACCGCGCCGCTTCTCGTGAGCGTCCCGCTGTTCAGCCGCGACGTCTACTCGTACATCGCCCAGGGCCGCGTGCTCGGGGCCGGCCTGTCTCCCTACGAGCACGGCCCCGCGGTGCTCTCCGACTGGCGGAACACCGGCGTCGACCCGCTGTGGGCGCACAACCCGGCGCCCTACGGCCCCCTCTTCCTCGCCGTCGAGCGCGTCCTCGGCGGGATCGACACGGCCGTCGGGATCGAGGCGGCCGTCCTCGGCGCGCGCCTGGTCGCGGTCGCCGGCGTCGTCCTCATGGTCGCGTGCGGGCTCCGCATCGCCCGCCGCCGGCGCATCGACCCGGTGCGCGCCGTGTGGTTCCTCGCGGCCAGCCCCCTCGTGATCTTCAACTTCGTGGTCGCGGCCCACAACGACGCGCTCATGATGGGCCTGCTCATGGCCGGCATCCTCGCCGCGATCGACTCCCGCCCCGTGCTCGCCGTGGTGCTCGTCACCGCGGCGGTGGCCGTCAAGCCGATCGCGCTGCTCGCCCTGCCGATCGTCGCCATCGTGCACGCGGAGATGCGCGCCCGCCGCGTCGACGACCGGGCGCCCGAGGGCGTGGCCGTCGACGGGTCGGCGGGAGGCGTCCCCGGCCTCCGCCCGCCCACGCGCGACCCGCGGGTCTGGGCCGCGTGGACCGCGTCCGGCATCGCGGCGATGGGCCTCCTCACGCTCGCCGGCGAGGTGCTCGGCGTGGGCCTCGGCTGGATCTCCGCGCTGTCGAGCCCCGTGTCGGTCGTCTCGTGGTTCATGCCGTTCGGCCTGGCCGCAGGCGCGTTCGGACCCCTGGTGGACCTGCTCGGCGGCCCGGGCGACGCGGTCGAGGGCGGGATCAAGACCGCGGGCATCCTCCTCGGGTTCGCGGGAGCGGCCTGGTGCATCCTCACGAAGCGCACGCTGTCGGGGGAGGCGCGCCTGGCGCTCGCCTTCGCCTGCATCGTCGCCATGTCGCCCGTGGTCTACCCCTGGTACGGCCTGTGGGTGCTCGTGATCCTCGCCGTGGTCGGCATCGCGGACGGCGCGGCCATGTCGCTCGCCGTCTCCGCGACGGTCTTCCTCATCGGCGTGAACCTGCTGGAGCCCATGGCCGTGGTGCACACGGTCGCCTCGGGCTGGCCCCGCCTCATCGTCGTGCTCCTCGCCGTCGTGGGGGTGCTGGGGGTGCTCGCGCCGGGGCTGCAGGGGCTCGCGGGCACGGATCCGTTCCGCGCCCTCCGCGCGCCCCGCCACCAGTTCTCCGCCGCCCGGCAGCCCCCGGCCTGA
- a CDS encoding phage holin family protein: protein MTDQDLNPKSKRSLVRLVADLPTLIVKLIKDEIESFKNELVSKLKHAGIGAGFLVVALFFAFIAFLVLVAAAILGLSEAFSPWLSALIVAGVFLLITVVLALLGIRWLKKGVPPTPEETVDSLKEDVDAVKGTGKYDH, encoded by the coding sequence ATGACGGATCAGGATCTCAATCCGAAGAGCAAGCGCTCGCTCGTCCGGCTCGTCGCCGACCTGCCGACGCTCATCGTCAAGCTGATCAAGGACGAGATCGAGTCGTTCAAGAACGAGCTCGTCTCCAAGCTCAAGCACGCGGGGATCGGTGCCGGCTTCCTCGTCGTGGCCCTGTTCTTCGCGTTCATCGCGTTCCTGGTGCTCGTCGCCGCCGCGATCCTCGGGCTGTCCGAGGCGTTCTCGCCGTGGCTCTCCGCGCTCATCGTCGCGGGCGTCTTCCTCCTCATCACGGTGGTGCTGGCGCTGCTCGGCATCCGCTGGCTCAAGAAGGGCGTGCCGCCCACGCCCGAGGAGACCGTCGACAGCCTCAAGGAGGACGTGGACGCGGTGAAGGGGACCGGCAAGTATGACCACTGA